One window of Vitis riparia cultivar Riparia Gloire de Montpellier isolate 1030 chromosome 5, EGFV_Vit.rip_1.0, whole genome shotgun sequence genomic DNA carries:
- the LOC117914976 gene encoding protein PAM71-homolog, chloroplastic-like, which yields MQRQGQVLDTSIVSRRKLPLLALVDSFPCCAILSRRTIPSSLRCRDVSRLKSVCGTIRAQASNVGTGSGGYEGKGENDNQKIFVNGPPSDSSSNIEKPPDRIPYPLSIAIVLFGCALVFSLITFTKGGPSSLLAAIAKSGFTAAFTLIFVSEIGDKTFFIAALLAMQYEKVLVLLGSMGALSLMTILSVVIGRIFHSVPAQFQTTLPIGEYAAVTLLMFFGLKSIKDAWDLPSIVVKSGDKSGPELDEFVEAEELVKEKVSKRLTNPLEIVWKSFSLVFFAEWGDRSMLATIALGAAQSPWGVASGAIAGHLFATTIAILGGALLANYISEKLVGYLGGALFLVFAVATFFGVF from the exons atgcAGAGGCAGGGACAGGTTCTTGATACATCAATTGTTTCAAGAAGGAAGCTTCCATTACTAGCTTTGGTAGATTCATTTCCTTGCTGTGCTATTCTATCCAGAAGAACCATTCCATCTTCAC TGAGATGTAGAGATGTATCAAGGTTGAAGTCAGTATGTGGCACAATCAGAGCCCAAGCATCCAATGTAGGTACCGGATCTGGTGGCTATGAAGGAAAGGGAGAAAATGACAACCAAAAAATCTTTGTCAATGGTCCACCCAGCGACAGTTCATCTAACAT TGAGAAACCTCCCGATCGAATTCCTTATCCTCTCTCTATAGCTATTGTGTTATTTGGATGTGCCTTAGTATTCTCACTGATTACCTTTACAAAAGGAGGACCTTCATCACTTTTAGCTGCAATTGCAAAGTCGGGCTTCACTGCTGCATTCACATTGATATTTGTTTCTGAAATTGGAGATAAG ACATTCTTCATTGCTGCTCTCTTGGCCATGCAATATGAGAAAGTACTG GTTCTTTTGGGATCAATGGGTGCTCTTTCACTTATGACAATCCTGTCAGTTGTGATAGGACGGATATTTCACTCAGTGCCTGCTCAATTTCAAACAA CCTTGCCAATTGGAGAATATGCAGCAGTAACTCTTTTAATGTTCTTTGGCCTCAAGTCAATAAAAGATGCATGGGACCTTCCATCAATTGTAGTTAAGAGTGGCGATAAGAGTGGACCTGAACTTGATGAATTTGTGGAGGCTGAGGAGCTTGTGAAGGAAAAG GTGTCAAAACGACTCACAAATCCACTTGAAATCGTCTGGAAGTCATTTAGCCTTGTATTCTTTGCT GAATGGGGAGACCGCTCTATGCTTGCAACAATTGCTCTTGGTGCCGCACAG TCTCCATGGGGTGTGGCAAGTGGAGCCATTGCTGGACACCTATTTGCAACAACCATTGCAATTCTAGGAGGAGCATTACTTGCCAACTACATTTCTGAGAAACTG GTTGGCTACTTGGGTGGAGCACTGTTTCTTGTTTTTGCTGTAGCcacattttttggagttttctaA